CGACGAGGGCGTCATCGAACGGCTTCGTCACCCGAAGTCCGTCCACCGCTTCACGGTCCCAGTCGAGCGTGACGACGGGACGATGGAGGTTTACACGGCCTACCGAGCCCACCACGACAACGTGAGAGGACCGTACAAGGGTGGGCTCCGCTACCATCCGGGCGTCAACGAAGAGGAGTGCGTTGGCCTCGCGATGTGGATGACCTGGAAGTGTGCGGTCATGGACATTCCCTTCGGCGGCGGGAAAGGCGGCGTCGTCGTCGACCCCAAGGATCTGAGCGGGGACGAAAAGGAACGACTCACCCGACGACTCGCCCAGGAACTCCGACCGGTGATCGGTCCGATGAACGACATCCCCGCCCCGGACATGGGGACCGACCCGCAGACGATGGCGTGGTTCATGGACGCCTACTCGATGCAGGAGGGTGAGACCTGCCCCGGCGTCGTCACCGGCAAACCCCCGTCCATCGGCGGAAGCTACGGTCGTGAGGAAGCACCCGGTCGCAGCGTCGGGATCGTCACGGAGCAGGTGCTCGAGCACTACGATATGGATCCGGCCGACACGACCGTCGCCGTGCAGGGCTTCGGTTCCGTCGGCGCGAACGCCGCCCGTTACCTCGACGACCTCGGCGCGTCGGTCGTCGCCGTCTCCGACGTCGACGGCGCCATCTACGACCCCGACGGGCTCGACACGAACGACGTCGAAGGCCACGACGAGCGACCGGGGATGGTCTCGGGCTACGACGCCCCGGAGACGCTCGCCAACGAGGAGCTCCTCACCCTCGACGTCGACGTCCTCATCCCGGCCGCCATCGGAAACGTGCTGACTGGCGAGAACGCCCGCGACATCCAGGCTGACATCATCGTCGAGGGCGCGAACGGGCCGACGACCTCGACCGCCGACCAGATCTTCGAAGAGAAGGGGATTCCCGTCATCCCGGACATCTTAGCGAACGCCGGCGGCGTCACCGTCTCCTACTTCGAGTGGCTCCAGGACATCAACCGCCGAAAGTGGACTCTCGAGCGCGTCAACGAGGAGCTCGAGACCGAGATGCTGCGAGCGTGGAACGCGATGAAAGCGGAGTACGAGGTCCGAGACGTCACCTGGCGTGATGCGGCCTACATCGTCGCGCTCAAGCGGGTCGCCGAAGCCCACGGCGCACGCG
This portion of the Natronobeatus ordinarius genome encodes:
- the gdhB gene encoding glutamate dehydrogenase GdhB; its protein translation is MASTQSTPDLEEEETAVETARRQLERAAAHLDVDEGVIERLRHPKSVHRFTVPVERDDGTMEVYTAYRAHHDNVRGPYKGGLRYHPGVNEEECVGLAMWMTWKCAVMDIPFGGGKGGVVVDPKDLSGDEKERLTRRLAQELRPVIGPMNDIPAPDMGTDPQTMAWFMDAYSMQEGETCPGVVTGKPPSIGGSYGREEAPGRSVGIVTEQVLEHYDMDPADTTVAVQGFGSVGANAARYLDDLGASVVAVSDVDGAIYDPDGLDTNDVEGHDERPGMVSGYDAPETLANEELLTLDVDVLIPAAIGNVLTGENARDIQADIIVEGANGPTTSTADQIFEEKGIPVIPDILANAGGVTVSYFEWLQDINRRKWTLERVNEELETEMLRAWNAMKAEYEVRDVTWRDAAYIVALKRVAEAHGARGLWP